In the Apteryx mantelli isolate bAptMan1 chromosome 26, bAptMan1.hap1, whole genome shotgun sequence genome, tcctatcctatccaTATAAGTATGATAATACTTGCAAAATAATGACAGAGTGACATGTCTATGAAAAAGACAAGCAGTCAGGctcacaacaaaacaaaacagtctgcCCTGCTAAATACATTTGGAGCTCTTCTGCATTACTGGGACCCAGGGGGGGAAAATTACAGGAACCAATGATGCCAATGGTAGTTGGAATTTTTTGCATCTATTATAGTTCAAAGTATGAGTCAGTGAGCACTAGTGATAATTCATCCATCGAATGAAAACATTGGATAGCAGGGTTACAGATATGCTCATACTCTATTGTCTCAATGCATAGAAAAAATATCCTGAGTTTCATGACTTATCCATGCCAGGAATTTGTGTCTCTTTGCTCTGTCAATCTGCTACTACAAGGCCATGAAATCTAAGTGAAGAAGTGGGACAGAAGTTGTGCACAATGACTAACCCTTTGTAGTGGCAATGCCAAATCCTCTGGCTCCAATAACTTCAGGGGCCCTGATCAAATTGCAGTGCCTGGCTGCTGCAAGGTCTTGAGAGATTGATTCACCAATGAAGGCATAGTTTGATTCCATCACACGTTGAACTGCTTCCTGGTAGGTTTTGACTAAAACATAGTCTCGTCTCTTGTCCATATATTCATAGATCAGCTGATGGATAGGATTCTTGGAGTTCTGCAGCCCAAAAATGCAAGTGTCAAACTGAAGTGTAAAATAATATCTGAAAAATGCATGTATGCGCAATGAGTGCAAACCAGTTTTGAGAACAAGAGAGCTTAAACCATTTCCCTTTGAGCCCTTTCTACTGAAGACTAGCATCTAGCTAGCACAAATTTCCTCTATAATACAGTGTTATAgtgatataaatattaaatattgccccctcccccccccaaaaaaaactttACAGGCATCCAGTTAATGTGTCCAGAAATCATCTTTTTGTGCAAGGTACACAAGGCTCACAGTAAAGCCCTGAAGACTAGCACCATtgtcttaaaataaaatgcactatAAAAATACAGCCCTCTGCATGCTTTTCTCTCTGagaaaaggtgaaagaaagtaaacaaaacagCAGATACCAATcatgttatttaaaatataataggAAATGGATGCTGTCTACAGTGATGAGGGCAGTAAAAGAACCAATAAAGGTAAACTAAACAAGTTGAGTGCAGTTTAGCAGTTGTAAGGCATGTGTGTATGTTCACAATTAGATTCTCCGCACCTTGAAGAAGTAGAAGGTGGAGGAGCCATCCAGTGTCCCAAACTCAAGCTCCCTTTGCTTCACAAGATCTTCAAAAGTCTGGATTGGGAGCTGTTCGCTGCCAGAGCTCAGCAGAGCGGTGAAGTTGGCAATGTAAGCAGCCAGCAAGGCTATGGTGAACAGCCACCAGATGGCAGCAATGACCCGCACAGAGAGCGCTTTGGGCCGAGGGGTGATACCTGCACGACCAGAGGAGTCGATAAAAAGTGTAGGAGGTGATGCACAGTAAGAGAGAGCCCGAAAACTTTAGCTCCATGAGCCTGACTTCAGCCTTTTATGTAAGGGCCAAACTGCAAAACTTGCCCCGCAGATATTTAGGCAGTACACAAGCCTGAAAAGACCTACTGTGGCTGGTTGGAACAGCATCAATACTGCATGCAGAGTTGAAGCAACATCAGTAGCCAGAAACAAAGAGTCTGCTCTCTCAAGCACCAGTGCAATGGTTATCTTGACACCCACTAGAGCAATTGTTACAGCAAAAAATATCCAGCCCTCAGCTGAAGCCAGCCATCTGTACGCATCTAGCAAGCTCTAATCAAAAGACTCCCCAAACTGAGAGTTTTGGTGCTGCCAAGTGTCCCAATTAGAATGTCTTCTTCTTCAAAAGGACCCCAGCTCGACAGCACAGCATGCCAGTGTTACAAATGAGAGCTGGATATGCAATCATCTCACAGAAACGTACCACTCCCAGTGCCCATCTATTGCAGTCCTCCCAGCTCACCTTGCAACGCAAGTGCTCCTGCTCCAAACCAGAAGCTATTTAGGAAGGTGAAGTGGTTTTCTTCATTCTTTGGTTCATTCCACTCACAGGGGCTCAGTCTGTGGGAAAATGACAGGATAAAAccagacacacagggaaaaaaaaaaaaatcctgcagtgtGACTGCAACAGTACAGATAGCCTGGAAATACCCTTTCCTTCCCTGGTAGGTCCTCCTTTGCCTGCGTTCCAGTTTAAGCAATGCAAAGTGTTCCTGCTCAATGGCTTAAGTACTTCACAACAGCTAAGGCTCAGGGGGCTCCTGTCACAGGTTTGCCAGATGCCTTTTTTCTGAACCATTGCATAATATGGCTCTGCTCCTTCATAACAGGCTGAAGATGGCTCCTTAGAGCAAATCTGTATACTATTATGACTGTGCCTAAAGCTAGAAAAGCAGCAACAGAGCATCTGTTCAAGGTTGTAGCTGCAGTGAGCTGCAATACAGCCTGATCAAGACAGGAGGAGAAGGCTGATTCTCCTCTTCCCTGCTCcatgggaggagagaggggaggagagagaattTCTTCCATGAAAGTCAGTGCAGGATAGAGTGCATAAAAACACACCAGGAGGGAAAAACCACACATAGAAACACGGTCATACTTCAAGGCAAAGAAATTGACTCTAATGATGGTGAGAAAGAACAGTCAAAGTGTGAACACACAGCCCTTTTAGCAACCCTGGATATAATGCACATCAAGAGATCATGGTCCCACTTCTTTACTGTAAGAGGGGTTGATCactgaacattggaacaggttgcccagagaggctgtggagtctccatctttggagatattcaaaacctgactggatatggtcctgggcaacctgctgtaaatgactctgcttgagcagatggagttggatcagatgatctccagaggtccctgccaactccaactgttctgtgattctgtggtgcTCTCCATGGGGGAATCCTGCTCTTAATACTGTCTCTAATCTGATGTGACTTAAGCTTTATTAGCCCTGGTTCTGGACCTGTACAGAGGGTTCATCTATGCAAAGGGAACACTGGTACTTCAGAGCTGCGATTTCTTTGTAGCTGGGAAAGCAGTTGACTTGAGCAAAGGCTgtgaaaaaaatttgtttttaccTGGCAACAAGAAAGAGGCAGAGGCATGTCAGCACATAAGCAAATAAGAGGCCTGTCCAGGTCTCCTTACTGAAGGGAGCCAGGAAGTGGAAGAGAGGCATCTCCTGAGAGACAGTATCTTTTCGAAGCAAGATTCCAATCCCAGTCTGCAGGAACGGTGTGGTGAAGGAGACCACCTCTTCTCTTGCTGATGTGACTGTCAAGGGAGCCACTGCAATGTCTGCTTCCtgtaagacagagaaaaaaacaatcaCCCATCCAATGTACTTGATTTCTGTAAGATACACAGATAGAATGCTTCCCAGGCTCAATGGGCAGATATCTACATTGCAAACCCCTTTCTCTGTCCCACTAAAGAGCTATCATCTTAGACAGTGAGCTCTGTGAAAGAGAATAACCATGTTTTGCATTGTTCACAGTAGGGTACTGATTAGTATGTGGAGCTTCTGGTTTCTTACAACACATGCAAGCAGTGTCACACACATAAGCTGAGGCTGTGCACTCTAAACCACATTGGTTTTggtaaaaaaagaacaacaggtGTGCCCCTTCTGATTGCAGCAACTACATGAGTGACAGCTGGACACTGAATTCAGAGGAGCAAAGAGGGTTTAATATCAAATGTTACCAGCAGATGGCAGAATATTAGCAGTAGGGAACAGCAAATGATCAGATAAGATGCACATTTTTGAATCTCCTTGAACAGTCTAATGGATTACCTTTCTGAAAGAGGCCTGCTTTTTCCTATCATCAACAGGCTTTTCCTATTTCCATGGTTAAACTCCCTAAATGTGACCCTTTTCCTGGAACAACTGTATCAGTTCATGCAGGGAGATTATTGGAATGTGAAGAAGGTAACGAAAGGTTAACACTCTTTGGTTTATGATCAACACTGATGTAGACTTTTAAAAATTGTCAGACAAAAGCCACCACATCCTTTCACCTATCAGTAAGGAATGGAGCTCATCTCAAGCAAATTTCACCTAATCGTTAAATTGAAGGCAAGTTTTCCTTGAAGCCATTAGCTTTGGCTCATTAGTGAACTAAGCTGTCTGTGCAGACTCTCAGACTGCAGAGAGACACAGGACAGTCTCTGAGACAGGACAAGCACCACACCAGGATTGCCTTGTTGTAACGATTCTTGCCATGGctatggcatttttttctttttgttccttaGCTTCCATGCTGGTAGGACAAAACTAACTACAAGCTCCTTGCTAGTCATCAGTTTTAAGCAAAAGACAGAATGACTCCAAATAGTCCCTGAGCAAATTCTACTGAAACCCAAGAGCCTACTGGCACAGTTCTTTCCTTCTTACAGCTGCAGTTCCTCAAACATGTAAGTTGAAAATTACCTGTCTCATGATCTCGCCAATCATCCCTGTCCAGTTGCCTTTGGAAGAGATGGCACCGTACTGCCCGTCTCCCACCACCTTCACCTTATAGCTGAAGTGAAGCATTGCAGCGAGTGCTTTCAGCAAGTCAATGCAGTATCCCTCCAGGTCTGCACTTCTCACCATGACATAGG is a window encoding:
- the LOC106485754 gene encoding probable glutamate receptor, yielding MDKGLHFMLCVIITMLLLRESSHTGTSKNDDALSKGTDPERPEEDLPTLTVTTILEDPYVMVRSADLEGYCIDLLKALAAMLHFSYKVKVVGDGQYGAISSKGNWTGMIGEIMRQEADIAVAPLTVTSAREEVVSFTTPFLQTGIGILLRKDTVSQEMPLFHFLAPFSKETWTGLLFAYVLTCLCLFLVARLSPCEWNEPKNEENHFTFLNSFWFGAGALALQGITPRPKALSVRVIAAIWWLFTIALLAAYIANFTALLSSGSEQLPIQTFEDLVKQRELEFGTLDGSSTFYFFKNSKNPIHQLIYEYMDKRRDYVLVKTYQEAVQRVMESNYAFIGESISQDLAAARHCNLIRAPEVIGARGFGIATTKASLWTKKLSIAVLKLRESGDLDYLRNKWWESSCLHKSRDRWSPLQPQALGGLFLTLAIGLALGVIAAVVELSNKSRHTAGHIKKSCCSIFTEEMCTRLRIKENTRQSQETSGKANA